The following coding sequences lie in one Streptomyces sp. NBC_00510 genomic window:
- a CDS encoding TetR family transcriptional regulator encodes MQARANPSGPLRRRPVQQRSQERFDRILDACAHLLDEVGYTALTTKEVARRAEVPIGTLYQFFPGVDGLLGALAGRNLGHFADRLARRVEAERPPRIGAMVDLAIEEYVAMRRAVPGFGVVDFGAIGREDPRSVHLLDAVLENNAAVADRLWFLVGGLLGDQDQAAARVRLHVALESADAVLRLAFRRDPEGDPVLIAECKRLLRGYLGG; translated from the coding sequence ATGCAGGCACGTGCGAACCCGTCCGGTCCCCTCCGCCGCCGCCCCGTGCAGCAGCGCAGCCAGGAACGTTTCGACCGGATCCTGGACGCCTGCGCACACCTGCTGGACGAGGTCGGCTACACGGCGCTCACCACCAAGGAGGTGGCCCGGCGCGCGGAGGTCCCGATCGGGACGCTGTACCAGTTCTTCCCCGGCGTCGACGGGCTGCTCGGCGCGCTGGCCGGACGGAACCTGGGGCACTTCGCCGACCGGCTCGCCCGCCGGGTGGAGGCCGAACGCCCGCCGCGGATCGGGGCGATGGTGGACCTGGCGATCGAGGAGTACGTCGCGATGCGCCGCGCCGTACCGGGCTTCGGCGTGGTGGACTTCGGGGCGATCGGCCGCGAGGACCCCCGCAGCGTCCACCTCCTCGACGCGGTGCTGGAGAACAACGCGGCCGTCGCCGACCGGCTCTGGTTCCTCGTCGGCGGGCTGCTCGGCGACCAGGACCAGGCCGCCGCGCGCGTGCGGCTGCACGTCGCCCTCGAGTCCGCCGACGCGGTCCTCCGACTCGCCTTCCGCCGGGACCCCGAGGGCGATCCGGTGCTCATCGCCGAGTGCAAGCGGCTGCTGCGGGGCTACCTCGGAGGCTGA
- a CDS encoding acyl-CoA dehydrogenase family protein, producing the protein MSDNFDLFRTSEEHDMLRDAVRSLAEAKIAPFAAEVDELGRFPQEARDALEANDLHAVHVPEAFGGAGADALSTVIVIEEVARVCASSSLIPAVNKLGSLPVQLSGSQELKAKYLGALARGEGMFSYCLSEPEAGSDAAGMKTRAVRDGDFWVLNGVKRWITNAGVSEFYTVMAVTDPEKRSKGISAFVVEKGDEGVSFGAPEKKLGIKGSPTREVYFDNVRIPADRMIGAEGTGFATAMRTLDHTRVTIAAQAIGIAQGALDYAKGYVKERKQFGKAIAEFQGIQFMLADMAMKLEAARQLTYAAAAKSERSDADLTFFGAAAKCYASDAAMEITTDAVQLLGGYGYTRDYPVERMMRDAKITQIYEGTNQVQRIVMARNLP; encoded by the coding sequence GTGAGTGACAATTTCGACCTCTTCCGGACGTCGGAGGAGCACGACATGCTCCGGGACGCGGTGCGTTCGCTGGCCGAGGCGAAGATCGCGCCGTTCGCGGCCGAGGTGGACGAGCTCGGGCGGTTCCCCCAGGAGGCGCGGGACGCGCTGGAGGCGAACGACCTGCACGCGGTGCACGTGCCGGAGGCCTTCGGTGGCGCGGGTGCGGACGCCCTGTCGACGGTGATCGTCATCGAGGAGGTGGCGCGGGTGTGCGCCTCCTCCTCCCTGATCCCGGCGGTGAACAAGCTGGGCTCGCTGCCGGTGCAGCTGTCGGGCTCGCAGGAGCTGAAGGCCAAGTACCTCGGGGCGCTGGCGCGTGGCGAGGGGATGTTCTCGTACTGCCTGTCGGAGCCGGAGGCCGGCTCGGACGCGGCGGGGATGAAGACGCGCGCGGTGCGCGACGGGGACTTCTGGGTGCTCAACGGCGTCAAGCGGTGGATCACCAACGCGGGCGTGAGCGAGTTCTACACCGTCATGGCCGTGACCGACCCGGAGAAGCGCTCCAAGGGCATATCGGCCTTCGTGGTGGAGAAGGGCGACGAGGGCGTGTCCTTCGGCGCCCCGGAGAAGAAGCTGGGCATCAAGGGGTCGCCCACCCGCGAGGTCTACTTCGACAACGTGCGGATCCCCGCGGACCGGATGATCGGCGCGGAGGGCACGGGCTTCGCCACGGCGATGCGCACCCTGGACCACACGCGGGTGACGATCGCCGCGCAGGCCATCGGCATCGCGCAGGGCGCGCTCGACTACGCCAAGGGCTACGTCAAGGAGCGCAAGCAGTTCGGCAAGGCGATTGCCGAGTTCCAGGGCATCCAGTTCATGCTGGCGGACATGGCGATGAAGCTGGAGGCGGCGCGGCAGCTCACGTACGCGGCGGCGGCGAAGTCGGAGCGTTCGGACGCGGACCTGACGTTCTTCGGTGCGGCGGCCAAGTGCTACGCGTCGGACGCGGCGATGGAGATCACCACGGACGCGGTGCAGCTGCTCGGTGGTTACGGGTACACGCGGGACTACCCGGTGGAGCGGATGATGCGCGACGCCAAGATCACCCAGATCTACGAGGGCACCAACCAGGTCCAGCGCATCGTCATGGCCCGCAACCTGCCGTAA
- a CDS encoding electron transfer flavoprotein subunit beta/FixA family protein, with protein sequence MSLRIVVAVKYVPDATGDRHFAGDLTTDRDAVDGLLSELDEYAVEQALQIAEAVGDAEVTVVTVGPEDAKDALRKALSMGADRAVHVEDDGLHGSDVMGTSLVLAKAVEHAGFDLVVTGMASTDGTAGVVPALLAERLGVPQVTLLSEVKVEGGVVSGRRDGDTASEQLEASLPALVSVTDQSGEARYPSFKGIMAAKKKPVESLDLSDLGVEEGQVGLAGAWSTVDEAVARPPRTAGVIVKDEGEGGKQLAEFLASQKFI encoded by the coding sequence GTGAGCTTGAGGATCGTTGTCGCAGTGAAGTACGTGCCTGATGCCACGGGTGATCGTCACTTTGCGGGGGATCTGACCACGGATCGGGATGCGGTGGATGGTCTGCTGTCGGAGCTGGACGAGTATGCGGTGGAGCAGGCGCTGCAGATCGCGGAGGCGGTGGGTGACGCCGAGGTGACCGTGGTGACGGTGGGTCCGGAGGATGCGAAGGACGCGTTGCGCAAGGCGTTGTCGATGGGTGCGGACAGGGCGGTCCATGTCGAGGACGACGGTTTGCACGGCAGTGATGTGATGGGGACGTCGCTGGTGCTGGCGAAGGCGGTCGAGCATGCGGGGTTCGATCTGGTGGTGACGGGGATGGCGTCCACCGATGGGACGGCGGGTGTGGTGCCGGCTTTGCTGGCGGAGCGGTTGGGTGTGCCGCAGGTGACGTTGCTGTCGGAGGTGAAGGTCGAGGGTGGTGTGGTGTCCGGTCGCCGGGATGGTGACACCGCCAGTGAGCAGCTTGAGGCGTCGTTGCCGGCGTTGGTGTCGGTGACGGATCAGTCGGGTGAGGCGCGGTATCCGTCGTTCAAGGGGATCATGGCGGCGAAGAAGAAGCCGGTGGAGTCCCTGGATCTGTCCGACCTGGGTGTCGAGGAGGGGCAGGTGGGTCTGGCGGGTGCGTGGTCGACGGTGGATGAGGCGGTGGCGCGTCCGCCGCGGACGGCCGGTGTGATCGTGAAGGACGAGGGCGAGGGCGGCAAGCAGCTCGCGGAGTTCCTCGCGAGCCAGAAGTTCATCTGA
- a CDS encoding OB-fold domain-containing protein, with the protein MNDRTLDAHDESVDGGLLVQRCRWCGNTAFQRLLCPTCASTELDEVRSDGTGVIVRSMRDASLVDLSEGFSVRGRIVGALPMQVRSGARVRVARTERADAGELVFELCEPPVSPYTW; encoded by the coding sequence ATGAATGACCGGACTCTCGACGCGCACGACGAATCGGTTGACGGCGGGCTGCTGGTCCAGCGCTGCCGTTGGTGCGGCAACACCGCCTTCCAGCGCCTCCTCTGTCCCACCTGCGCCTCCACGGAGCTCGACGAGGTGCGCAGCGACGGTACGGGGGTGATCGTCCGCTCGATGCGGGACGCCTCCCTCGTCGACCTCTCCGAGGGGTTCTCGGTACGGGGCCGGATCGTCGGCGCCTTGCCGATGCAGGTGCGCAGCGGCGCGCGCGTGCGGGTGGCCCGGACGGAGCGCGCCGATGCGGGCGAGCTCGTCTTCGAACTCTGCGAGCCGCCGGTGTCCCCGTACACCTGGTAG
- a CDS encoding GH1 family beta-glucosidase encodes MSPLPASFSWGASTAAYQIEGAVAEDGKGASVWDTFSARPGAIRDGHTGEVACDHYHRHTADVALMKGLGLDAYRFSISWPRVLPEGRGRVEPRGLGFYDRLVDELLAAGITPTPTLFHWDLPQALEDEGGWLNRDTARHFAEYAAVVAGRLGDRVTRWITLNEPFVHMVFGYAFGTHAPGRALMLEALPVAHHQLLGHGLATAALRAHAAVPAQVLIANNCTPVRTREGATDADHAAAAAYDALHNRLFTDPLLLGGYPDLSAYGLTDPTWGGVVHEGDLAVVAAPLDGLGVNYYNPTWIATPSAEAGLPFDILEPDAAVPGLPYPRTAFGWPVVPEGLTELLTGLDARYGAALPPVWITENGCSQADHPSADGEVRDEARIDYLRTHIEAVETAHARGVDVRGYFTWSLLDNFEWAEGYHQRFGLVHVDYATQRRTPKASYHWYRELIAQARRTAP; translated from the coding sequence ATGTCCCCGCTTCCCGCCTCCTTCAGCTGGGGTGCGTCCACCGCCGCGTACCAGATCGAGGGCGCCGTCGCCGAGGACGGCAAGGGGGCGTCCGTGTGGGACACCTTCAGCGCCCGGCCCGGCGCGATCCGCGACGGCCACACCGGTGAGGTCGCCTGCGACCACTACCACCGCCACACCGCGGACGTGGCGCTGATGAAAGGCCTCGGGCTCGACGCCTACCGCTTCTCGATCTCCTGGCCGCGCGTCCTGCCGGAGGGCCGGGGCCGCGTCGAGCCGCGCGGACTCGGCTTCTACGACCGCCTGGTGGACGAACTCCTCGCGGCCGGCATCACCCCCACGCCGACCCTCTTCCACTGGGACCTCCCGCAGGCGCTGGAGGACGAGGGCGGCTGGCTGAACCGGGACACGGCCCGCCACTTCGCCGAGTACGCGGCCGTCGTCGCCGGGCGCCTCGGTGACCGGGTCACGCGCTGGATCACCCTCAACGAGCCCTTCGTCCACATGGTGTTCGGCTACGCCTTCGGCACCCACGCCCCCGGCCGCGCCCTGATGCTGGAGGCGCTGCCCGTCGCCCACCACCAGCTGCTCGGGCACGGGCTCGCCACCGCCGCGCTGCGCGCGCACGCCGCCGTCCCCGCGCAGGTGCTGATCGCCAACAACTGCACCCCGGTGCGGACCCGCGAGGGCGCCACCGACGCCGACCACGCCGCCGCCGCGGCCTACGACGCCCTGCACAACCGGCTGTTCACCGACCCGCTGCTGCTCGGTGGCTACCCCGACCTGTCCGCGTACGGGCTGACCGACCCGACGTGGGGCGGCGTGGTCCACGAGGGCGACCTCGCGGTGGTCGCCGCACCCCTCGACGGCCTGGGCGTCAACTACTACAACCCCACATGGATCGCCACCCCCTCGGCGGAGGCCGGCCTGCCCTTCGACATCCTGGAACCGGACGCGGCCGTCCCGGGCCTCCCGTACCCGCGCACCGCCTTCGGCTGGCCGGTGGTGCCGGAAGGCCTCACCGAACTGCTCACCGGTCTCGACGCGCGGTACGGGGCCGCGCTCCCGCCCGTCTGGATCACCGAGAACGGCTGCTCCCAGGCCGACCACCCCTCGGCAGACGGCGAGGTCCGGGACGAGGCCCGCATCGACTACCTGCGCACCCACATCGAGGCCGTCGAGACCGCGCACGCCCGCGGGGTCGACGTCCGCGGCTACTTCACCTGGTCGCTGCTGGACAACTTCGAATGGGCCGAGGGCTACCACCAGCGCTTCGGGCTCGTCCACGTCGACTACGCGACCCAGCGGCGGACACCGAAGGCCTCGTACCACTGGTACCGGGAGCTCATCGCGCAGGCACGCCGCACCGCGCCCTGA
- a CDS encoding TetR/AcrR family transcriptional regulator: protein MTTKPPMRDALVAAAFQLFLERGYEATTIDDIVALAGVGRRSFFRYFPSKEDVVFPDHEGALADMTRFLEASADTDDPVTRVCDAARLVLTMYAENPTFSVQRYRLTKQVPGLRAYELSVVWRYERAIADYLGARYADRPDGKLRADVIAAAVVAAHNNGLRTWLRSGAEGDAGAAVDHAMEFVRAAWNGDGAARQGTPEAEDDVVIVITKRRTPMWRVVREIEAGLTEEGSPT, encoded by the coding sequence ATGACCACGAAGCCCCCGATGCGGGACGCCCTCGTCGCAGCGGCCTTCCAGCTCTTCCTCGAACGCGGCTACGAGGCGACGACGATCGACGACATCGTCGCCCTCGCCGGCGTCGGGCGCCGGTCGTTCTTCCGCTACTTCCCCTCCAAGGAGGACGTGGTCTTCCCCGACCACGAGGGCGCGCTCGCCGACATGACCCGTTTCCTGGAGGCCAGCGCCGACACGGACGACCCGGTGACGCGGGTCTGCGACGCGGCCCGCCTGGTGCTCACCATGTACGCCGAGAACCCGACCTTCTCCGTGCAGCGCTACCGCCTCACCAAGCAGGTGCCCGGGCTGCGGGCGTACGAACTCTCGGTCGTGTGGCGCTACGAGCGCGCGATCGCCGACTACCTCGGGGCCCGCTACGCGGACCGCCCCGACGGCAAGCTCCGGGCCGACGTGATCGCGGCGGCCGTGGTCGCCGCCCACAACAACGGCCTGCGCACATGGCTGCGTTCCGGCGCGGAGGGCGACGCCGGCGCGGCCGTGGACCACGCGATGGAGTTCGTCCGCGCCGCCTGGAACGGGGACGGCGCCGCCCGGCAGGGCACCCCGGAGGCGGAGGACGACGTGGTGATCGTGATCACCAAGCGGCGGACGCCCATGTGGCGGGTCGTCCGGGAGATCGAGGCGGGTCTGACGGAGGAGGGCTCCCCCACGTAA
- a CDS encoding electron transfer flavoprotein subunit alpha/FixB family protein — MGEVLVYVDHVDGAVRKPTLELLTIARRLGEPVAVALGAGAGAAAGVLGEHGATRVLVNEAGEFGQYLVVPKVDALEAAVRVVSPVAVLVPSSGEGKEVAARLALRLGSGIITDAVDVVAGEQGPVATQSAFAASFTTKSRVTTGVPVITVKPNSAPVEAVSAGGAVEELAVVFGALATGTKVVARTPREATGRPDLTEAAIVVSGGRGVNGAENFVVIEALADSLGAAVGASRAAVDAGWYPHTNQVGQTGKSVSPQLYIAAGISGAIQHRAGMQTSKTIVAVNKDPEAPIFELVDYGVVGDLFQVVPQLTAEVTARKG, encoded by the coding sequence ATGGGTGAAGTCCTGGTTTATGTCGATCATGTGGATGGTGCGGTCCGCAAGCCGACGCTGGAGTTGCTGACGATCGCGCGTCGGCTGGGTGAGCCGGTGGCGGTGGCGCTGGGTGCGGGTGCCGGTGCGGCGGCGGGTGTGCTGGGTGAGCATGGTGCGACCCGGGTGCTGGTCAATGAGGCTGGGGAGTTCGGGCAGTATCTGGTGGTGCCGAAGGTGGATGCGCTGGAGGCGGCCGTGCGTGTGGTGAGTCCGGTGGCGGTGCTGGTGCCGTCCTCGGGTGAGGGCAAGGAGGTCGCGGCGCGGCTGGCGTTGCGGTTGGGGTCGGGCATCATCACCGACGCGGTGGATGTGGTGGCCGGTGAGCAGGGGCCGGTGGCTACGCAGTCGGCGTTCGCGGCGTCGTTCACGACGAAGTCGCGGGTCACGACCGGCGTGCCGGTGATCACGGTGAAGCCGAACTCGGCGCCGGTGGAGGCTGTTTCGGCCGGGGGTGCGGTGGAGGAGTTGGCGGTGGTCTTCGGTGCGCTGGCCACGGGTACGAAGGTGGTGGCGCGTACGCCGCGGGAGGCGACGGGGCGTCCGGATCTGACCGAGGCGGCGATCGTGGTGTCCGGTGGTCGGGGTGTCAATGGTGCGGAGAACTTCGTGGTGATCGAGGCGCTGGCGGACTCGCTGGGTGCGGCGGTGGGTGCGTCGCGTGCGGCGGTGGACGCGGGTTGGTATCCGCACACCAATCAGGTGGGTCAGACGGGTAAGTCGGTGTCGCCGCAGTTGTACATCGCGGCGGGTATCTCGGGTGCGATCCAGCACCGGGCGGGTATGCAGACCTCGAAGACGATCGTGGCGGTGAACAAGGACCCGGAGGCGCCGATCTTCGAGCTGGTCGACTACGGCGTGGTCGGTGACCTGTTCCAGGTCGTACCGCAGCTGACCGCGGAGGTCACCGCCCGCAAGGGCTGA
- a CDS encoding MFS transporter, whose amino-acid sequence MRHTGEDAAHTPDTLSAEPVARVRPAWTALLSLATLAVFMAFMTPIQILLPLQLEHIDPAGKHTALSWVTGAGALVAMVANPVAGALSDRTASRFGRRRPWIVGGALAGAAGLLVTSGQHTVLGVALGWCLAQAGLNAMLAGVTTPIADRVPVAQRAEVSGWTGITQSLGLVIGAVVTTTVVTGVASGYATIALLTVVLALPFVLRFGEPALPRALRPPLDPRRLVAGLWVSPRRHPDFGWAWLTRFLINLGNAMGTLYLLYYLTDSVGLEDPDTGVLVLTLIYTLCATLTAVPVGVLSDRAGRRKGFVRLCAVVMALGAVLLACVHTWPAAMAAAAVLGAGFGIYLAVDQALVTQVLPAAENRAKDLGVINIANSGPQVLAPAVAAPVIAHLGGYTGLYLATALVTLLGGLLISKVRAVR is encoded by the coding sequence ATGCGCCACACCGGTGAGGACGCCGCCCACACCCCGGACACCCTGTCGGCCGAACCGGTCGCCCGGGTCCGTCCGGCCTGGACCGCCCTGCTCAGCCTGGCCACGCTGGCCGTCTTCATGGCCTTCATGACCCCGATCCAGATCCTGCTGCCGCTGCAGCTGGAACACATCGACCCGGCCGGGAAGCACACGGCGCTGTCCTGGGTGACCGGCGCCGGCGCGTTGGTCGCGATGGTCGCCAACCCCGTGGCCGGCGCCCTGTCCGACCGGACGGCCTCCCGCTTCGGGCGCCGCCGGCCGTGGATCGTCGGCGGCGCGCTGGCCGGGGCGGCGGGACTGCTGGTCACGTCCGGTCAGCACACCGTCCTCGGCGTGGCCCTCGGCTGGTGCCTCGCCCAGGCCGGGCTCAACGCCATGCTCGCCGGGGTCACCACGCCCATCGCCGACCGGGTGCCGGTCGCCCAGCGCGCCGAGGTCTCCGGGTGGACCGGCATCACCCAGTCCCTCGGCCTGGTCATCGGCGCCGTCGTCACGACCACCGTGGTGACCGGGGTCGCCTCGGGCTACGCGACGATCGCGCTGCTGACCGTCGTCCTCGCGCTGCCCTTCGTGCTCCGCTTCGGCGAACCCGCGCTGCCCCGCGCGCTGCGTCCGCCCCTCGACCCGCGGCGCCTGGTCGCCGGCCTGTGGGTGAGCCCGCGCCGCCACCCGGACTTCGGCTGGGCCTGGCTGACCCGCTTCCTGATCAACCTGGGCAACGCGATGGGCACGCTGTACCTGCTCTACTACCTCACCGACTCGGTCGGCCTCGAGGACCCCGACACCGGCGTACTGGTCCTCACCCTGATCTACACCCTGTGCGCGACGCTCACCGCCGTCCCGGTGGGCGTGCTCTCCGACCGGGCCGGCCGCCGCAAGGGCTTCGTCCGGCTCTGCGCCGTCGTCATGGCCCTCGGCGCGGTCCTGCTGGCCTGCGTCCACACCTGGCCCGCCGCCATGGCCGCGGCCGCGGTGCTGGGCGCCGGCTTCGGGATCTACCTGGCCGTGGACCAGGCCCTGGTGACCCAGGTCCTCCCGGCCGCCGAGAACCGGGCCAAGGACCTCGGCGTCATCAACATCGCCAACTCCGGCCCCCAGGTGCTCGCCCCCGCCGTCGCCGCCCCCGTCATCGCCCACCTGGGCGGCTACACCGGCCTGTACCTCGCGACCGCGCTCGTCACGCTGCTCGGCGGACTGCTGATCTCCAAGGTGCGCGCGGTCCGTTAG